From Maylandia zebra isolate NMK-2024a linkage group LG11, Mzebra_GT3a, whole genome shotgun sequence, one genomic window encodes:
- the LOC143421025 gene encoding uncharacterized protein LOC143421025, with protein sequence MYCGEQSSSVKDVLAVPGSIRSSRGMSSLVSFTTCSRSCAWMTADSSAITVGQFEDLLSLVGPSIARLDTNYRRSIPPAERLSVCLRFLVTGDSFRTIAFSFRVGVSTVSQITPQAATSIWDCLVDDFMAVPSPGDWRSITEGFQERWNFPLCCAALDGKHIQTKAPHISYRRHTH encoded by the exons atgtactgtggagagcagagcagcagcgtaaaagacgtcctcgccgtacctgggtccatcaggtcctccagaggcatgagcagtttggtgagtttcaccacttgctccaggagctgcgcctggatgacggccgattccagcgctatcaccgtcggccagtttgaggacctgctttccctcgtcggtcccagcatcgcccgcctagacaccaactacagacgctcaatcccacctgcagagcgcctgtccgtctgcctgag gttccttgtcaccggggactccttcaggaccatcgcgttcagtttcagagtcggtgtgtccacggtgagccagatcaccccccaggcagcgacgtccatctgggactgtctagtggacgacttcatggctgtgccttcacctggagactggcggtccatcacagagggattccaggagcgctggaactttcctctgtgctgtgcagctctggatgggaagcacatccagacaaaggcaccccatatatcatataggagacacacacattga